A genomic region of Bosea sp. 124 contains the following coding sequences:
- a CDS encoding OmpA family protein, with translation MAQPGRWLWGLLPLALLWGTANLFVGDTIERDVGRRAVEAVAAIAGEAPGARPVTAQVDGRDVTISGEALSADGAARAIARLRSEFGVRRALGGLSQVVAQRPYSWSASRQGGVVTLNGFVPDEATAIANVAAAAAALPGLRIDDRQSLAFGAPAGFQAMTKAVLAELPRLATGKVALDDTRFCIEGRADTPDNFLALQAATALARDGFQSVPCALEPPVVAPYRWGVERLAGDTLRLTGFYPSDAARQQILGLLRRTFPGTIGIEDGMKPAAGEPAAFLVKVTRALGDLARLRQGKAELTGDAYALSGDGPATFEACQALRLQIAQGDGPDSVAQASIVCPPEPPPPVETLMPPLPEIPAPVFLPSELPAAPPPAVPAAPAVPLTWSAAIGEDGVALRGLVRDAPARAALLALARGLAPSAAVSDQLILEPNLREEPDYGAATGFALDLLGKLKRGSVSLAGAVLALSGEVANGQAWQELEAALRRQPLPAGLSLGTAGTAAIAVRPYVLSLSADRSGLTLTGALPDAQTRAALLALVEASPLKGRFNDETQILPGAPAGFAAVARMAVTNLLRLDFGSATIADDLVTLRGLTCRDLIKREVETSASTGLPPGYRMDAAIGLRQTGCIVDPPATCQNDLDALTKRNTVLFAQGAAAVTLDAPTERVIAEAVAILTQCPGARITIEGHANSDGDRDGFNNLDLSARRALRVRDELLRRGIDPARLETRGFGTERPLVPHGSADAKPMNRRVQFTVAK, from the coding sequence ATGGCGCAACCGGGACGTTGGCTTTGGGGGCTGCTGCCGTTGGCGCTGCTCTGGGGCACCGCCAACCTGTTCGTCGGGGATACCATCGAGCGCGATGTCGGTCGCCGTGCGGTCGAGGCCGTTGCGGCCATCGCAGGCGAGGCACCCGGTGCACGTCCGGTCACCGCCCAGGTCGACGGGCGCGATGTGACGATCAGTGGCGAGGCGCTCTCCGCCGATGGTGCGGCGCGGGCGATTGCGCGCTTGCGGTCCGAGTTCGGCGTGCGCCGGGCGCTCGGCGGCCTGTCGCAGGTCGTCGCCCAGCGTCCCTATAGCTGGTCGGCCAGTCGCCAGGGCGGAGTCGTAACCCTCAACGGCTTCGTGCCTGACGAGGCGACCGCCATCGCCAATGTCGCAGCCGCCGCCGCGGCCTTGCCCGGCCTCCGGATCGACGACCGCCAGAGCCTCGCCTTCGGCGCCCCTGCGGGTTTCCAGGCCATGACCAAGGCGGTTCTCGCCGAATTGCCACGGCTCGCCACCGGCAAGGTCGCCCTCGACGACACGCGCTTCTGCATCGAGGGCAGGGCGGACACCCCCGACAACTTCCTCGCCTTGCAGGCGGCGACCGCACTCGCCCGCGACGGCTTCCAGTCGGTGCCCTGCGCCCTTGAGCCACCGGTCGTGGCGCCCTATCGCTGGGGCGTCGAGCGCCTGGCCGGAGACACGCTGCGACTGACGGGATTTTACCCGTCCGACGCGGCCCGCCAGCAGATTCTTGGCCTGCTCAGGCGCACCTTTCCGGGCACCATCGGCATTGAGGACGGGATGAAGCCGGCAGCCGGCGAGCCGGCGGCCTTCCTGGTGAAGGTGACGCGGGCGCTGGGCGATCTCGCCCGGCTGCGGCAGGGCAAGGCGGAACTGACCGGGGACGCTTATGCCTTGTCCGGTGATGGGCCGGCGACCTTCGAGGCCTGCCAGGCGCTGCGCCTGCAGATAGCCCAGGGCGACGGGCCGGATTCGGTTGCCCAGGCCTCGATCGTCTGCCCGCCGGAACCGCCACCTCCGGTCGAGACCCTGATGCCGCCGCTGCCCGAGATTCCCGCGCCGGTCTTTCTGCCGTCGGAATTGCCCGCCGCGCCGCCGCCTGCCGTGCCGGCGGCTCCGGCCGTGCCGCTGACCTGGAGCGCCGCCATCGGGGAAGACGGCGTCGCCCTGAGAGGATTGGTGCGCGATGCCCCCGCCCGCGCGGCGCTTCTGGCGCTGGCGCGCGGGCTCGCACCCTCCGCTGCGGTTTCCGATCAACTGATACTGGAGCCGAACCTGCGCGAGGAGCCCGATTACGGAGCGGCCACCGGGTTCGCTCTCGACCTCCTCGGCAAGCTTAAGCGGGGTTCGGTGTCGCTTGCCGGCGCGGTGCTGGCTCTGTCGGGCGAGGTTGCCAACGGCCAGGCCTGGCAGGAACTCGAGGCAGCATTGCGCCGCCAGCCGCTGCCTGCCGGCCTCAGCCTCGGCACTGCGGGCACCGCTGCGATCGCGGTTCGGCCCTATGTCCTGTCGCTCTCAGCCGATCGGAGCGGGCTGACCCTGACCGGCGCCTTGCCGGATGCGCAGACACGCGCCGCCCTGCTTGCGCTGGTCGAGGCTTCGCCTCTCAAGGGCAGGTTCAACGACGAGACGCAGATCCTGCCGGGGGCGCCGGCCGGTTTCGCCGCGGTCGCCAGGATGGCGGTGACCAATCTGCTGCGTCTCGATTTTGGCTCTGCGACGATCGCGGACGATCTGGTTACGTTGCGTGGCCTGACCTGCCGCGATCTCATCAAGCGCGAGGTCGAGACCAGCGCCAGCACCGGCCTGCCCCCAGGCTACCGGATGGACGCGGCGATCGGTCTGCGCCAGACCGGCTGCATCGTCGATCCGCCGGCGACCTGCCAGAACGATCTCGATGCGCTGACCAAGCGCAACACGGTCTTGTTCGCGCAGGGCGCGGCGGCCGTGACGCTGGATGCGCCGACCGAGCGCGTCATCGCCGAAGCGGTCGCCATCCTGACGCAGTGCCCCGGCGCGCGCATCACCATCGAGGGCCATGCCAACAGTGATGGCGATCGCGACGGCTTCAATAATCTCGACCTCTCGGCCCGCCGGGCACTTCGCGTCCGCGACGAACTGCTTCGGCGCGGCATCGATCCGGCCCGGCTCGAGACGCGCGGCTTCGGGACGGAGCGGCCGCTGGTGCCGCATGGCTCGGCCGACGCCAAGCCGATGAACCGGCGCGTGCAGTTCACGGTCGCGAAATGA